Proteins found in one Candidatus Dependentiae bacterium genomic segment:
- a CDS encoding PDZ domain-containing protein, giving the protein MVHYFLSILFITTFFSQITLAAAQHTTDIHAWSHSIKETVSLVTTKSYFPLPIEQAVIKALDAFTHNDDYSRFLGPKEYTELLKTTHGEFYGTGIILAPKKTADDFLLVLDCVPGSPAYTQQIQRYDKILAVDNCSLAPLSVEEAVSKLKGDQQYSPVTLTLMRGEKGPFKVTLKRDKIKEESVFGLYFPKQRVAYCALSLFTQQVARQLESIVHKALAKKPQGLIIDLRDNAGGILQAAVDCAGLFLPKKSLIVTTQDRNRKVLESFFTDRQPVVPAHLVIIVLVNNYTASAGEILAGALQHYATTGKPGYNSFIITVGTSTYGKGSVQEVIPVGNNCAVKLTTSLYYLPAGISIENTGITPDIICKQKYGPTTEMKLLDTLYAKKNQQKIKRKKDIQWQQEKIKVIKNDYQLQCALSMIASLNLKLSIPQSTIKTHSQAVEFLTRHLSSSKYLQPQRL; this is encoded by the coding sequence ATGGTACACTATTTTTTGTCTATACTTTTTATAACTACTTTTTTTTCCCAGATAACTTTAGCAGCTGCACAGCATACCACAGATATACATGCGTGGTCACATTCTATTAAAGAAACAGTTAGCTTAGTAACAACAAAATCCTATTTTCCTTTACCCATTGAGCAAGCAGTAATAAAAGCACTTGATGCTTTTACCCATAATGACGATTACTCAAGGTTTTTAGGGCCTAAAGAATATACAGAGTTATTAAAAACAACTCATGGTGAATTTTATGGTACTGGTATTATACTTGCACCTAAAAAAACCGCTGACGATTTTCTGCTTGTGCTTGATTGTGTACCCGGAAGTCCTGCTTATACTCAACAGATACAGCGTTATGATAAAATACTAGCAGTTGATAATTGTTCTCTAGCCCCTTTGAGCGTAGAAGAGGCTGTTTCTAAGCTTAAAGGCGACCAACAGTACTCGCCAGTTACTCTCACGCTCATGCGCGGCGAGAAAGGGCCCTTTAAAGTAACTCTTAAACGTGACAAAATAAAAGAAGAGTCGGTTTTTGGGCTATATTTCCCCAAGCAACGTGTTGCTTATTGTGCACTGTCTTTGTTTACCCAACAAGTAGCTCGCCAATTAGAAAGTATAGTACACAAAGCTTTAGCTAAAAAGCCTCAAGGGCTTATTATTGATTTACGCGATAATGCAGGCGGCATATTACAAGCAGCGGTTGATTGCGCAGGACTCTTTTTACCAAAAAAATCACTTATTGTAACAACACAAGACCGCAATCGTAAAGTACTTGAGTCGTTTTTCACCGATCGCCAGCCAGTTGTGCCCGCTCATTTAGTTATTATAGTACTTGTAAACAACTATACAGCTTCAGCAGGAGAAATACTTGCAGGAGCATTACAGCATTATGCCACTACAGGCAAACCGGGATACAACTCTTTTATAATTACTGTAGGAACAAGCACCTATGGCAAAGGATCAGTTCAAGAGGTAATTCCTGTAGGCAATAATTGCGCAGTAAAACTTACTACCAGTTTATATTACTTACCTGCTGGTATATCTATAGAAAATACGGGCATTACCCCTGACATTATATGCAAGCAGAAATATGGCCCCACGACTGAAATGAAGTTACTTGATACATTATATGCTAAAAAGAACCAACAAAAGATAAAGCGAAAAAAAGACATTCAGTGGCAACAAGAAAAAATTAAGGTTATTAAAAATGATTACCAGCTACAGTGCGCTTTAAGCATGATAGCTTCACTTAATCTTAAACTGAGTATACCTCAAAGCACTATTAAAACGCACAGTCAAGCAGTAGAGTTTTTAACTCGTCATCTGAGTTCTTCAAAATACTTGCAACCACAGCGGCTCTAA